The window CGCAGGCGAGATGTCCACAGCATCGGCACGCGTCCCCTCCGTATGATGCAGCACGGACAGGGCAATCGCGCCCGTACCCGTTCCAATGTCGGCGATCCACAGATCGTCTGTCCTCTCCTTTGCACGTGTACGCAAAAAATCGACGGCATACCCTGCAAGAATCTCTGTATCGGGGCGCGGGATGAGCGTATCGCGCGTCACACGAAAGTCCAGTCCCATGAACTCGCGCCGCCCGAGCACATACGCGAGCGGCGTGTGCGCTGCCCGCTCCTTCACATAGCCGCGAAAACGCGCAAGCTCCTCCGGCTCAAGCGGCTCATCGAAATGCACATAAAGATACATCCGATCCTTCCCAAGCACAGCAGAGAGCAGAACCTCCGCATCAAGACGCGGGCTCTCGATCCCGCGCTCCCGAAAGAAATCCGTCGTCCACGCGAGAAGCCGCTGAATCGTCCAAACCGCATCCGTCATCAGTTCACCTGTTTCAGACGTTCCGCTTGATCCGCTGTGATGAGCCCCGCAAGGATCTCATCCAGTTCACCGTCGAGCACAGCGTCGATCTTATAGAGGGTCAGCCCGATGCGGTGATCGGTCACGCGCCCCTGCGGGAAATTATAGGTGCGGATGCGCTCGCTGCGGTCGCCCGAGCCGACCTGACTGCGGCGGTCGGCGGCGACGGCATCCGCCTGTTCCTGCTGCGCACGGTCATAGAGGCGCGCACGCAGCACCTTCATCGCCTTCTCGCGGTTCTTGAGCTGCGACTTCTCATCCTGACACTGCACAACAATGCCCGTCGGGATGTGTGTGATGCGGATCGCCGTCTCCGTGCGGTTGACGTACTGCCCACCCGCGCCCGACGCGCAGTAGGTGTCGATCCGCAGATCATTTGCGTCAATCGTAACCTCGACCTCCTCCGCCTCGGGCAGGACGGCGACGGTGACCGCCGACGTGTGAATGCGCCCGCCCGACTCCGTGACGGGGACGCGCTGCACGCGGTGCGTGCCGCTCTCGTATTTCAGACGGCTGTATGCGCCCACACCGTTCACAAGGAACGAGATCTCCTTAAACCCGCCGATCTCCGTCGGGTTGCTGCTCAGAATCTCCGTCCGCCAGCCCTGCCGCTCGGCGTAACGCGCATACATACGGAAAAGGCTCGCCGCAAAAAGAGCCGCCTCCTCCCCGCCGACACCGCCGCGAATCTCAACAATCACATTCTTATCGTCGTTCGGGTCGCGCGGCAGGAGGAGGATTGGCAGCTCCGCCGCGCGTGCGTCACGGCGTGCCTCCGCCGCAGCGATCTCCTCGGTGAGCATTTCCTTCATCTCGGCATCCGCCTCGGCAAGCATTTCCTTGTCCTCGTCGATGGTCGCAAGCGCCTTCTGATAGTCGGCATACGCCTCGATGATCGGCGTAAGCGACGCGTGCTCCCGTGTGTACCGCTGCCACTTTTCCATATCCGCCATCACGTCCGGATCACTGAGGAGTGCCTCAAGCTCGCGGTACTTATCCGCAACAGCATTCAGTTTGCTTAACACGTTACTTCCTTTCGATAGTTCCCGCTCCCTGCGGGAATATCCTCGGGCGGCAGCACCGCCTTGAGACTTTCAATGGCGACCTCCACCATCTCATCCTCGGGCGGGCGCGTCGTCAAGTATTGCAGCCAGAGCCCGGGCGTAATCAAAATATGAACCATCCGATTTTCGCTGCGTCCCGCAAAGCGGATGATCTCGTACGAAACCCCCGCGACCACAGGCAGGATGGCAAGGCGGCTCAAGATGCGCAGCCAGAGATCGGGCCATCCGAAAAATACATGAAAGACAATGGCAACGACCATGACGATGAGGAGGAAGTTCGTCCCGCAGCGCGGGTGCAGACGCGGGAATTTCTGCACGTTCTCCACCGTCAGAGCCTCACCTGCCTCATAGCAGTGGATCGTCTTATGCTCCGCACCATGGTACTGAAAGACGCGACGAATCCCGCCCATAAACGAGATCCCCCAGATATAGAGCAGGAATACGGCAAGTCGGATGCCGCCCTCGATCAAATTGAACACAATCGGGTCGTCCGTATACCCCGCCGCGAGATGCGCCGCACCCGTCGGAATGACAATGAAGAGCACGCTCGCAAGGACGAGCGCAAAGAGGATCGTCATCGCGACCTCCTTCTTCGTCATCTGCTCCTCCTCCTCACCCGCCGCCTGTGCGGAGAACGAGAGCGCACGCATACCGATAACGAGGGACTCGATCATGATGACAGAGCCGCGGATGAGCGGCAGATTGAGAATCGGATAGCGGTCGCGGATCGATGTGACATCGTGCGTCTCCACCTCGATGTTTCCATTCGGGAGGCGCACAGCGGTCGCGGTCTTTGCCGCGTCGCGCATCATGACCCCCTCGATGACCGCCTGTCCGCCGACCGCAAGGTCGGTAATTTTCTTTGGCATAAAATTTCCTTACTGTATCAAAAAAGAGACCGTTGCACGATCTCTCGTACAACAGCCTCTTCCTGTTTTCGTGCGGCGAAGAGGCAAGGCGCAGTACACCTCACCCACGCTGCTATTTCCGTGCGTAACGCTTCTGGAACTTCTCGATGCGTCCGCCCGCCTGAACATCGCGCTGACGCCCCGTGAAGAACGGATGACACTTCGAGCACACGTCAACACGCAGATCCTGCTTCGTCGAACCCGTTGTGAACGTGTTGCCACAGCCGCACGTCACCGTTGCCTCGAAGAACTCGGGATGAATGCCCTCTTTCATGTAAATACACCTCGTTTCTTTTGCCGGATACAAGCGCACTTGTGTACGCTTGGTTGAACTCGACTGTCTCGCCGAGAACGAGTTAGGTCAACAAACGCCCTGCGTTTATTACCGCGTCAGTATAGCATAAATCGGCACGATACGCAAGCATTACTCCATTTTGCTGAGAATGATGCGTGCTACGCGCGTCCCAAAGAAGAAATTCCAGATCCACTTGACAGAAACGGTGAAATCCGAATACTTGCCCGCAAGACGGATGAGATGAACGAACATCCATGCGATCCACGCGAAGAAGCCGCTCGCCTTGAGGTTGAAGCCGAGCACGGGCATAGGACCGTTCATTACTGCCTCGCCCTTGCCGATGGTCGCCATCGCACCGAGATCATGATAGACGAATTTGCCGAGCTGATCGGGCGTCTTGCCCGCAATCAGTGCCATGATATTCTGCTTGACCTGCACCGCTTCCTGTGTCGCCACAGGTGCGACCGTCGGAAGCGGACGCTTCATGTCGCCATGCATGAAACTCGCACAGTCACCAATCGCAAAGACGCGATCACTGCCCTTGACGAGCAGGTTCTCCTCGACAATAACGCGTCCGGCGCGATCCACCTCCCCGCCGCAGTCCTTGATAAAGTCCTGCGCACGCACACCCGCCGCCCAGATCACCGTCTTTGTCGGAATAACCTCGCCGTCTTTGAGCGTCAAATCATTGCCGTCATAGCCCGTGACCGCCGTGTTAAGGCGTACGTTCACCCCCTTCTTGCGCAGCACATCGATGGTGTGCTGCTGCAAATCGGGCGGCACCATCGGCAGAACGGATCCCATCGCCTCAAGCAGGGTTACATTCACCTCGTTGAAATCCAGCGAGTGGAACTCTTTTTTGAAGATCGAGAAGAGCTCCACCATCGCCCCCGCCATCTCGATGCCCGTCGCACCGCCGCCGACAATGACGAAGTTGAGGTGACGCCGGCGCTCGTCCGTCTGCGCCGGTGCAGTCTTTTTCGAGGCGCGCTCAAACTCATGAACAATGTGGCTGCGCAGCGTAATTGCCTCCTGCAGCGTCTTCATCGCATAGGAATTTCGCTCTACGCTCGCGTTTCCGAAGAAATTCGTCGTACCGCCCGCAGAGAGCACAAGATAGTCATAGGAAATCTCACCGTGATCCGTCTGCAATACGCGGCGTGCCTGATCCACCCCCGTCGCTTTCGCGAGGAAAAACTCCACATTTTTGAAGTTCTTAAAAAACTCGCGCGTCGGGTAGGCAATCTCGGCAGGAGAAAGCACCGCTGTCGTCACCTGATAGAGGAGCGGCTGAAACAGATGATAATTATGACGGTCAACGAGCGTAATCCGCACATTTTCCTTGGCAAGTTCCTTCGCGAGGCGTACGCCGCCAAAACCTGCACCAACAATGACAACGTGTTTCCGGTCTGCCATACTTCCCACTCCTTGTCCCAATAGTGAAAAAAATCACATATTGGATTGCTCTTGCTCTAAAAAATTTTTCGGACAACTTGTCCCCATGAGTTACATAATATCACGTTTCTAGGGAAATTCAATAGGATTTTTAGAAGCGCGTCACAAAATACAATACGGGTCTTTTTTCATTGATAGGAGAAAACTATCACAATTTTTCTGCAAGCTTTGCATTCCGCATCCGCTGCTCAATGATCCTCAGGCGGATCATGAGCAGCACCGCACCGACGAGAATACCGCCGTTCATACCCGCCCAGTAGCCATAGGGGCCGAGCTCTGTCCACACTGCGAGTACATAGCCGGCGGGCAGGCCGATGCCCCAGAACGAGAGCACAGCGAGCCAGAACGTAACGGTGACATCCTTGTAGCCGCGCAGCGCCCCCTGCAGCGGCGCGTTCACGCAGTCACAGAACTGCATGACGAGCGCGTAGAGCAGAAAGACGCGCAGGAGTTCCTGCACCTCGGGATTCGTCGTATAAAGCGCCGCCACGCTGTCACGCATTGCCGCAAGTACAAGCGCAATGACGCCAACAAAGAGGAGTGTCAGCACGCGGCTGAGACGGATGTAGGCACGCGCCCCATTCTCACGCCCGCCGCCGACCTCAAATCCGACAAGAATGGTGATTGCCATAGAAACCGAAAGCGGCAGCATATAGACAATGGTGGTGAAATTCATCGCCGCCTGATGCGCGGCAAGCACAGTTGTTCCGTACGCTGCCATGAGAAGTCCGACCGCACCGAAGATGCTCTGCTCGCAGAACACCGTGAGCCCGATGGGAACGCAGATCGCGAGCAGCGCCCACCAATCGTGGAGGACGGGCTTCGGCAGACGCGCAAGCACATGATACCGCGCAAACTGCGGAATCCACAGAACTGCAATGACGTTGAGAACAAAAAAGACAGCATAGCTCAACGCCGCCCCCAACCCTGCGCCCGGGCCGCCA of the Selenomonas dianae genome contains:
- the prmC gene encoding peptide chain release factor N(5)-glutamine methyltransferase — encoded protein: MTDAVWTIQRLLAWTTDFFRERGIESPRLDAEVLLSAVLGKDRMYLYVHFDEPLEPEELARFRGYVKERAAHTPLAYVLGRREFMGLDFRVTRDTLIPRPDTEILAGYAVDFLRTRAKERTDDLWIADIGTGTGAIALSVLHHTEGTRADAVDISPAAAEVARENAATLGLSERVAVSVGDLTAPLAGRSYDMILSNPPYIPTADIAKLMPEVRSYEPHRALDGGVDGLDLYRRLMADAPAMLKDGGAIAVEVGIHEAAAVAALALAHPRIVRTEILKDLGGIERVVVGYTE
- the rpmE gene encoding 50S ribosomal protein L31 is translated as MKEGIHPEFFEATVTCGCGNTFTTGSTKQDLRVDVCSKCHPFFTGRQRDVQAGGRIEKFQKRYARK
- a CDS encoding NAD(P)/FAD-dependent oxidoreductase; the encoded protein is MADRKHVVIVGAGFGGVRLAKELAKENVRITLVDRHNYHLFQPLLYQVTTAVLSPAEIAYPTREFFKNFKNVEFFLAKATGVDQARRVLQTDHGEISYDYLVLSAGGTTNFFGNASVERNSYAMKTLQEAITLRSHIVHEFERASKKTAPAQTDERRRHLNFVIVGGGATGIEMAGAMVELFSIFKKEFHSLDFNEVNVTLLEAMGSVLPMVPPDLQQHTIDVLRKKGVNVRLNTAVTGYDGNDLTLKDGEVIPTKTVIWAAGVRAQDFIKDCGGEVDRAGRVIVEENLLVKGSDRVFAIGDCASFMHGDMKRPLPTVAPVATQEAVQVKQNIMALIAGKTPDQLGKFVYHDLGAMATIGKGEAVMNGPMPVLGFNLKASGFFAWIAWMFVHLIRLAGKYSDFTVSVKWIWNFFFGTRVARIILSKME
- a CDS encoding MATE family efflux transporter codes for the protein MLKEVHGYPARARQFFVVLLPILVTQVSLIAPGFFNTVMAGHISKEDLAGIAVGASIFFPVFGAFMGLVSGLTPVIAQHYGARRPLEIRRVVQQSFYWSMLLSVLLLICGVLTVPALVRALALEPVVERITMEYLSYIALGLIPVAPAIVLRNFIDAHGRTRLTMYITMTTIPINIVLNYIFMYGAFGVPAFGGPGAGLGAALSYAVFFVLNVIAVLWIPQFARYHVLARLPKPVLHDWWALLAICVPIGLTVFCEQSIFGAVGLLMAAYGTTVLAAHQAAMNFTTIVYMLPLSVSMAITILVGFEVGGGRENGARAYIRLSRVLTLLFVGVIALVLAAMRDSVAALYTTNPEVQELLRVFLLYALVMQFCDCVNAPLQGALRGYKDVTVTFWLAVLSFWGIGLPAGYVLAVWTELGPYGYWAGMNGGILVGAVLLMIRLRIIEQRMRNAKLAEKL
- the prfA gene encoding peptide chain release factor 1, encoding MLSKLNAVADKYRELEALLSDPDVMADMEKWQRYTREHASLTPIIEAYADYQKALATIDEDKEMLAEADAEMKEMLTEEIAAAEARRDARAAELPILLLPRDPNDDKNVIVEIRGGVGGEEAALFAASLFRMYARYAERQGWRTEILSSNPTEIGGFKEISFLVNGVGAYSRLKYESGTHRVQRVPVTESGGRIHTSAVTVAVLPEAEEVEVTIDANDLRIDTYCASGAGGQYVNRTETAIRITHIPTGIVVQCQDEKSQLKNREKAMKVLRARLYDRAQQEQADAVAADRRSQVGSGDRSERIRTYNFPQGRVTDHRIGLTLYKIDAVLDGELDEILAGLITADQAERLKQVN
- a CDS encoding DUF1385 domain-containing protein — translated: MPKKITDLAVGGQAVIEGVMMRDAAKTATAVRLPNGNIEVETHDVTSIRDRYPILNLPLIRGSVIMIESLVIGMRALSFSAQAAGEEEEQMTKKEVAMTILFALVLASVLFIVIPTGAAHLAAGYTDDPIVFNLIEGGIRLAVFLLYIWGISFMGGIRRVFQYHGAEHKTIHCYEAGEALTVENVQKFPRLHPRCGTNFLLIVMVVAIVFHVFFGWPDLWLRILSRLAILPVVAGVSYEIIRFAGRSENRMVHILITPGLWLQYLTTRPPEDEMVEVAIESLKAVLPPEDIPAGSGNYRKEVTC